In the genome of Daucus carota subsp. sativus chromosome 9, DH1 v3.0, whole genome shotgun sequence, the window CATCAGCAGCTCGAGACTGCAGGTCTTGTAGTTTAGTTTTAGCATCATCAATATGACATTCAATTGAGTAAAGCTCATTAATTAGGGGCTTTGAAAACCGGAGATGTTCTATATAGGTCAGGCGGTCCACCACCCAAGTTAAGTTGAATCCCTGATTCTGCAAGTAAGAGATTACTTCCTTGTACGCAAACATCATCTCAGAATCCACATTAGTCATGGATATTTTGAAAAGGTCATTCAGTGAGGTGCACAACATATTCAGATTCATTGTACATAGCTTCTTGTTTTTTGTGGTAAAGTGCTTAAAGGTTTCTGGGTACTTATGCATAATGCGATCAAGCAGGCCCACAAACTCGGAATTAACCTCATGGCCTCGCCATAAACCAGAATCTCTCTGCCCTCCTAATGAGCTCGCCTGATCTTTGTCTGTACCTTCAACTGAAGCATCTAGCATGGAATCTTCCACTCCATGAATCTGTCAGGTGCATATAATCAGTTCACATTATAGACAATATcaattcagaaaattaaaattgtaatgCATTCTCAATCTAGAAAcaacatactccctctgtccctctcatttgtttacggttactattttgggatgtccctctcatttctttacgttactataaatagtaagttttttccatcattacacccactatcttcctccactatctcatatttaacaataaaaactactattacacccactattttcctccactatctcaaatctattattaaatattggtaggtcccaccactttacccacttttcatctaactttactcattttttatacattgtcttggtctccgtgtccccctccaatgtaaacaattgagggggacggagggagtatttgattATATTGGAGTCTAGCAATTGATTTGTGCAATACAAATTAGCAAGACAGAAGAcatattttttacaataaaGAAGACAGAAAATATAACTCTGAATTTTCAAGGAGGATAATGAATTCTTGAATACCTGGGGCAATTTTGTGACGAACGTGGCATTAGGAGAGCCACCAAGTAAATAGCTTCTAAGAGCGCTAGATATACTTGATTCTTTGCATCCCGTTGGTAACTTCACATACTTCAACTCAGAGAATGGAGAAGGTAAACTCTGAAGAAGGTTGGAAATCTCATTGAGTGCCTAGAAAAACATATATGAGGAAGGAAAATTGAGCAAAATATgaaacaacaaaataaattaaaaaccaGGACGAAATAACTGTAAATACGAATTGTTTAATATGTAACAGCCATGGTTAAAAAAAGTGAATCAATAATATATACCTCAATACTCTCCGCGTCAAAAGTGAGATTCTTGGCATTACAAAATCCTGGAAGCATATTTGTCAACCGCCGATAATACCGTTTCCTACATGTCAATTCCATGTTCTGAAACCAACCCTGTAAACTTATATTAACATTCTCCAACTCAGGAACTCCAATTGTGGTTGCAAATATACCAAAAGCAGTGAAGTTGCAGAGTTTTGGCGCCGAAACCACAATGTTACTCCAAATATTCCCATGGTGGCAGAAGCTGCCTGTGATACTCAGGTTCAACAAGTGAGGAGGACAAGATATGAAATAATCTCGCTGAGTTGATGGTAGAATCAATGTGAGATTTTTTAACTTGACAAGTGCAAAGAGTATGTCACTCATATCATCAGGAAGACCCACACCATCCAGTTGTAGACTTAATAAATCCGGGAAGTCCCAAACTGTCGTGGGCAACGTACAGTGAGACAGACGGAGCCTTGTTAAAGCTGGCAAGCTGAAAGAAAACAATTGTGATAAATCCCAATTATGAAGACTCAGCCTCGTTAACGCAGGCAAGCACGTGAACACTGAATCCTTAAGCCATGAATTCAAACGGCTGTGACTTTCGTGTCCACGTACACAACTGAGACGGAGAGTTGTCAAGGCAGGTAAATCCCAGCAATCCGATTCCAATGCACATTCTTGTAGCCTCAGATTTAACTCAAGTTTCTTTAAAGACTTAGAGCTAAAAGTGGATAATTTAAAAGGCTTATGATCATCTAATAATTCAAGTCTTAAGGATTGCAAGTCGTGCGAGATCGCATACTCAACAAACTCTTCTAGCAAATTAGGAGAAACATCCTTACATTTAACACGGAAGTTGAGACTAAAAACATGAGAATGATGGTTTCGATTACGCAAAACATTGCAGATAAAATCAGAAACATTTTTAGGCGAAGAGTTGTGGTACCGACCGAAGTTTAGGAAAGGGAGAGTGGTCCAGACAGGCTTCCAACGTTTGGAGAGACAAGTGGTTTGAACAGCTGCTTTGGCATCTAGAAACGAGAGAATCTTGTGGATTAGATCATCAGGCAGTCTGCTGATTCTGTCTGATTCATCGCCAGCTTCAAGAGCCCTCAGTTTCTTCTGCGATGGAGAACCCATGAATGAAATGCAAGTCGATTTTATTTTTCAGCTTCTTTTTGACGCTTCAGAAGTCCTCAGCTTCTTTTTGAAGCAAGTTGAGGGTCGGTCAAGCGTGTGAGAGTTCACACAGTGATTAGTGGCAACGGGCGTTTTGACCATGTTAAAAAAAGGTGATTCTTTTGGTTAAAGTAAAGAAATCGAGTAGAACTGAGATGAGAAGTACATAggttaataaattatttgacaaaaaaaagtagggtttgtctagtgcaTGCTAAGCACGGAAACTCATAATTTTAGTATGTTTTTATTAGTGtggttgatgtgaatgcagggggtcatcattattaaaagggaaatctacaaaactacctaccttttcttttattgttttcaaaaatactaccttccagaattatttttaaaaataccttttcataaattttttttttcaaaaatactgtttgcaacttttgcaacctcatttgcaactacaggcggcgccagccgtgttgcaacctcttttgcaacttcatatgcagctgaattcctgatttcaagttccagttttcaaatgtcattttcgacctcattttcggaatcgatatatatatatatatatatatatatatatatatatatatatatatattatatatatatataggcacttgctcaaatgagaactttcttaaaatgagaaccgtgagaactttcttaatttatcaaaatctcattcatttgaagggccccgccaggggcaccttcacaaaaaatgcatatcattaaggtctccacctagctagccgaaaaaaaaataaaaaaaaaatttaaaaaaaatcactgatgacgtggcagtggactttttttttgaattttttttttttgactagctaggaagagactagttttatatacattttttatattgggtacccactagtttgatgtttagattagccaaaatatgataaattaaggaagttctcacggttctcattttaagaagttctcactggagtaaccctctatatatatatatatatagagttttactccaatagaaaccttcttatcctaaaaactaaaaaccaatctgaaatatcactaaatcctaaagcagataccactagatttttaaacaaccctatctccacctccatcttcaccaaaaccacctccatcttcaccaacccacctccactaccaccacctccgtcgtcgcctccttcataaccactaccacctctatgccgcccgctccctccataaccaccacctccatctccacctccacctccacctccacctccattatttctctaacaacacaacctccacacctccatcttcaccatccCCATCTTAATCGCtacttcaacctccttcaaccatgttcatacttctttctccactcgactcaacttcaaacgcggagccgccactaatccggcaacgctccaacccccacTTCAAGCCGCtcaaacctccgctacaatcatccttcctccatcttcaccttcacctccaccatctccaccactatcaccaccatctgaattgaaaacatgaacagatctAGAGATTTTAAGCTGGAACATATctggatattaaattttcactaattcctgcaacacatatcactaaatcctaaagagaatatcactaaattgtactgagaatatcactaacttgtattggtttctagtttttattttaaaattggtttctatttgatcattagcatatatatatatatatatatatatatatatatatatatatatatagggggaagatcctaagaaaacccagcttatcaagaaaactgagGAACCCGTCTATCTACCGTTGATCTTATAATCATTATCTAATcagtaatttataaaaatagcaATGAAATCTAGTTAATAAAGGGTAGTTTAGGAATACAGAATTTCACATAatcaatcagagattgattccATATTTAGATagattttctatttttgttaataatttcTATCTTCAATCAGACATATACAGACATATAGACGTAATAAGAACAGCACGTTACATCCTTACgaacaactttttaatagctTCAGTTACAAGCATAACAGCCATGGAAGATGAACAACTTGACGTCACTCAAGGTTAGTAATATTGATAGTATAATTTGTAGAATTCGCTTCGGAATAGAAGATCAGCAGAAGAAATACACAGTATGATCATTTTAAAAAACGGCATAAAAAGGTTTTTTTCACTTTTCTCTATCGATTTTATACAGGTATGGATAGTAGCAGTGAAACCAATTATCAACAAGCAAAAGTAATTATCAAGAACATTCCCACATGTGTAGTTGAGAAGAAACCGGCTTTGAATCAGAAATTCAAAGATTTACAAGCGGCTTCTTCTGCGATGGAGAACCCATGAATGAAATGCAAGTCGATTTTATTTTTCAGCTTCTTTTTGACGCTTCAGAAGTCCTCAGCTTCTTTTTGAAGCAAGTTGAGGGTCGGTCAAGCGTGTGAGAGTTCACACAGTGATTAGTGGCAACGGGCCTTTTGACCATGTTAAAAAAGGGTGGCGCTAAATGCAAATCAATTTGACTTGGTCTCGGTGCAATTCACATAAATTATCCTCATATTTTTTTACCACAATTAACATGTATTAACGCATTGACCCCATATTAAATGCAGTCCTTTCGGCCAAGTACTATTCATATTGAATCAGCACGTGAAATCACTGTCATTTTTTGTGGAATTACCGTTTTGCAACATTATCGTTAGATAATTGTATAGTTTGaatttgataataatttttatcgtatttttttatttcaagtgtagtatttaaaaattttacttaactaaaattttaaattatatattccaAATCCTCgactatttattattttaaaaataatctcatacaatcaattattaaaaaatatattttacttcgTTAATGCTTGTTTTCATGTTCCCTGTTTATTgtgtataattttgttttgtgaaaatctattttttcagaaaaacaagtaaaaataatttatgttgaatctatttagttttttttaagtaaaaaaaagaaaattaaatagATTCAACATATACATATGATCCAAATATAGTatagtaattattttttttcaattttattatctTAAATAAAGGTTtggaattcaaattttatttagaaataaattttaagaaataattagtggagtaattgttattttttatttctgaatTGTTGTAATCTTGAATTGAATAGTTCCTACTGTTTAGttaaataaatagaaaagaattaaacaagtcaaaatattttttgagaaaaatattaatatatttaattttataatgataaACATGTTAAAGTTGCCATACCTAACAAAACTAAAACTAAGAAAAAGGAACTGCCGTAAGcagaaaagataaaacatttttgccgaagaaaagataaaacaatgAACACATTTAAAGCAATATCAACTACCAAGTGATGAGCTCGAACACCGGTAACTCGGTAAGTGTGTGTTCATTGTTGCACAGAATACAACGGGGGCTAGCAAAGTCTGTTgctaaataatagtcgctttgactttttgcacgtattttgaggtgcaatAAAAACGTATTTTTATAtggtattttttaaaatttctttttttgaattaaattatagatatcaaagttttataaaaaagaaagaaaatttgaaaaataatatgtagaagtatattttttgtaCACCTCAAATTTCGTGCACAAAGttaaagcgactattatttaggaacggagggagtactaatttgGTTGAATTGCATTAGGCAAAACTGAATTGCATTTAGCAATCAtgtaaaaaaagtgatttctttgcttaaagtaaagaagtcgACTAGTCGAGTAGAATTGAGATGAGAAGTACATAggttaataaattatttgagaaaaaaaagtcggatttgtctagtgtgtgcccatgggcacgtGCTAAGCAcgaaaactcataattttggtATGTTTTCATTGGTGTGAATACAGAgaggccatcattattaaaggagTGTAACCCAATCAAAAcatagaaaaacaataaaattttgtgcttattgtgtgtccatgagcacaccatagaaaaaccgaaaaaagtAAAAGTTGTGAGTGAGAAAGATTCTcaatgttaggaatcaataatttttgatgataacataaacattttgtaacatgtcttacttagtatctttatcaaatttcagttgtaatttttatatttcttgtctttgggaattgtcaacggatgggtagaataggatggctaattgtaaatatccaatgtcatgtaattttatttaagtgaaggacattcaactgatgagatgtaactattcaactgatgaagactggatcatgtttcaactgatgaaagccaagcattcaactgaagacaaagtattcagctgatgatgctaaggaattcaactgatgagactggaacaacgttcaactgatgaagcttgtaattcattcaactgatgagaccagcgcaacattcaactgaagacaagagcggttgaaagtaaccagaactttcaatgaagcaaagagcagttgaaagcgactagagctcaagtctgacaaatcacatggatcgaaaatcacatggatcgaattacactaaaatagatatggaagcctaattaggagtataaagaagaagcagaaacatacttatctcatgcaatgcaatctggatcaaatcaagatgatggtcaaagatgaagacatctcagaaagcatgcataagacaaagatgtgcagcattgtttttagattagagtgcattttgtaatctagctaaaacctttgtaaaacttggagtatataaccaagttagaagcatcagttgaacttgttcaaattacttgagagaaaatctgagagttagaacttgttttgagtgatgaaccagcagctgtgcgaattgtaatcaatccacagattcttctatataaaatctcacgggtggatcattcaatccacccgtatttttaatacttggtgttttctgttttattgttttaaaagtgtctgttcttgaatcttttaaatttgtaaaagattgtattcaacccccttctacaatcttttttatagttggtgtaaaataacactcaacttttaaaaatatatatgcttATTATATAAACgtgtcaagaaaaacagaattcCCGAaacaacttctgcttcttgaAAACAAACAGGATCAATAGCGAATGTTTGGCTAGCGCTGGGCTTTTAAGTCAGGAGCAGTTTATTCATACTGTTATgtactctctctgttttttaatatttgatgtttTGATTTTGGACACgtacttttaagtgttttgactcagttgttaaaaatataatttttaaaattttctttttttgaataaaaaaatataattaaaattttaattcacaaaaaaatcaatcaaaaataataacttttactaTCTGGTCAGCTCACCTTAAGAtgtgtgtcaaaagtcaaaacgtcaaataataaaaaatagagggagtataagTTATAAGTGAGAATCTGAAAAGTTGataatactaattttttttgtgactaaaattattttttttgaaatttgattttacaaatatacaGAGGACCATCTTAAaagataatcaatataatttattattatattaataatttttataccgaATAGGTTGTAAAGaccaaaaaaattatccaaacacataaaaaaaaggttacttctcacttataattaacttatcatttataaataataaagacTTCTTGTAAGTCGCCAAACGACccgttaaattttaaaaatatacattctTAGAATTATGAAAACTAGAAGGGTACACAAGAGAAACAGGTGGATGTTCACAGAGTAATAAGCTTCAGCTTTGTTGAAGTGAGGAGTTTGTAGTGTCTGTTTTTCAAAGCAAATTCAACAGTTCTATGattcaatatttaatttaaataggaCAGGCTATACAATATTGAGCTCCATTGCAAGCTGACTACTCCATTCAGGCTAACTGAAGCAGAAACAGAAGCATGTAGTATAAACTTTGAATGCTATTTATATACATGTGCTATCTTGATGTGCTTATACAGTTCTACTTATTATTTACATACAATAAGCAGCAGCTATCTTAGATCTACCAGAAACGGTCCTTGTTGACACTCAAGTAACCGGCCATTACTTTCCCTCCTGTATTCCGCATGCCATCAATGAGGAAGCACCATGTGGAACCTAATGCGCCAATAAAAAAGTCGGATTCTGCAGCCATCAAGAAATTAACTAAAGGGTAGTTGGTGCTGATTTGCCGGCCAAGACTTGCTTCATATGTCGCCATTGTCATGTTTCCTACTTGCCGTGTAACGTTCGTGTAGTAAAACTTCCAATGAGGATATGACCTGGACTTGTCAACAACTTCCtggaattttttaattttttccagTTTTTGGATGAATATCAAGTAAGCATTAGTTACTAGAATAGTAGAATTTacaatgaaattaattaaaatgctaAACTTATACCTGCATTTCGGTGGACAACCAGATACTATTAAGATGGGGAAAGCGATTTCTGATGCGATGTGCAAGACGCATGCATGTATTCCTCAAATTCGACAACCTTCATTTCACATGCCTTATCACCCATTCTTACATGCATACTCAGCAATCATCATAAACATAAAGTACCACTACAACCATCATGGTCAGCACGATTATAGTAACTTGTGACAAGTACCCTCCTTTCATTAATTGCAATAGCAAGAAGCCCACACATGCCAGCGAACTGAGCTCCAATCCCAAATCCAGCCCCAGGAAGTCTTTCCCAGTCAGCTACAAGAAACTTTACGCTAGGATCACTGCAGTTTGAGGGATGTTGGCGGAACCAAATGTCACTTTGCACTCTCCTAGTTAGAGGATAATTTTCTTCATCTGATCCTGTGATCTGCCAAAGTCACAAATTTGTATATACCAATAAGTGGAGCCTCGTAACATAAAGGTCAAAACAGGAGATTACATACAACAACCGAGGACATAACAGTTCCCAAACCATAACCTCATGTTACCAGTGCAATAGACCAAACAATCAGTAATCATGCTAACACTATTTAATCTCAtagtatatatagatatagGCCAACTCATCTTAGAGTATCTCtcttttaaaaaagtaaatGGAGTTTGTTTTGTTCAATGATCAACGTTAATAAGGACCGAGAAAGAAACAGTTATTAAGAGTAAAATATAGATAAATATCGACATGAAAGACAAAAGCAGCATGCTTTCTTCTACCTTACTCTCGATATTAGACAGTTATGATGCCCAAATGAactattcaaaattaaaatatgtgtgtgcgtgtgtgtgtgtccaACCCTTAAAGGGATTCTTGAGTAAAAATCGAGATAACATTGTGTGCcaacaaataatttatatgttatatgtaACTAACTTGTATATGATATCTACCTGCCCAGGTTAAGGATTCACACCTTAAATGTCTTGAAATGTGGctgttttttcctttttcattttttgctgATTAACTGTAGCAGTTTTCAACATTTATATCCCAAATATTATGATATACTGCCCCAACCAACCCCAACTTCAGAAAAAACCTCTGGTCCCCCTCTAGTCTatttaaagaaaaggaataactaaaTAGAAGTCAATTGCAAAGAGTTGTTCATAAACCATAGTTTTCTGTTAAAATCATATGC includes:
- the LOC108202435 gene encoding putative F-box/FBD/LRR-repeat protein At4g03220, producing MGSPSQKKLRALEAGDESDRISRLPDDLIHKILSFLDAKAAVQTTCLSKRWKPVWTTLPFLNFGRYHNSSPKNVSDFICNVLRNRNHHSHVFSLNFRVKCKDVSPNLLEEFVEYAISHDLQSLRLELLDDHKPFKLSTFSSKSLKKLELNLRLQECALESDCWDLPALTTLRLSCVRGHESHSRLNSWLKDSVFTCLPALTRLSLHNWDLSQLFSFSLPALTRLRLSHCTLPTTVWDFPDLLSLQLDGVGLPDDMSDILFALVKLKNLTLILPSTQRDYFISCPPHLLNLSITGSFCHHGNIWSNIVVSAPKLCNFTAFGIFATTIGVPELENVNISLQGWFQNMELTCRKRYYRRLTNMLPGFCNAKNLTFDAESIEALNEISNLLQSLPSPFSELKYVKLPTGCKESSISSALRSYLLGGSPNATFVTKLPQIHGVEDSMLDASVEGTDKDQASSLGGQRDSGLWRGHEVNSEFVGLLDRIMHKYPETFKHFTTKNKKLCTMNLNMLCTSLNDLFKISMTNVDSEMMFAYKEVISYLQNQGFNLTWVVDRLTYIEHLRFSKPLINELYSIECHIDDAKTKLQDLQSRAADAKTKLQDLLAHVDYAKTRLQAKQSLRTEKLSEIKKAFGTTDAKLVVGFIGDDLLSNP